CCAATATCCTTTTCATCCACATAAAAAGCATGAAAAATCCGATGATTATACTCTGTCTCTTTCCCTGCTTCCTTGGCAAAATAAAATCCTTGAAAGGTAAGTGTGGTATACGGATGAGGAGAAATCCAAGGCAGCTTCATTTCTACTCCAAGCTTTTTGGCAGCAGGAAGCAGTACTTCATCAAACCGCTTTAGCTTTGCCTCATCATGCATGGGATCGGTCTTAGGCACCGGCGGTCTGCGCAGCTCATAAGGACAAAGCTGCACCTCGACATCCATGCCTTTAATCGCCTCTTCAAAAGGAATTTCACCCAGATAGCAAAATGGACATACATAATCAAAAAACAATTGAATCTTTATACTCATAGCTAGTATCCTTTCCATCTCTTTTCAGGGACTTGAATAACCAAAAATTGCCTTGCCGCCTTTATCAAACCATGACGATACCGGAGTTTGCTGCTCTGCAGCAAACTCGCAAGGCGGCTCAGGGACTTGACTAACCCAAATTGCCTTGCCGCCTTTATCAAACCATGACGATATCGGAGTTTGCTGCTCTGTAGCAAACTCGCAAGGCGGCTCAGGGACTTGAATCGCCGAGATATATCTGGCCGCCTTTATTATATCATTCTTTTTCTTTAAATGATAGCCTCAAATTTTATCCTATTGCCGATAATTTTCTCTAATAAATGGCTCTTTGATCATCGTTTCTGTCAATAAGGTATATTTTCCCGGATGACGATAGGCATTGCCGTGTACCTCATTTTCCCGGTAGCGCCTAAGCATATCAAGATCCAGCTCTGCAAGATAAATTCCCTCATCCCCTCCTGCCTGCAGAACGCATGTATCTCTCGAACCTGACAGTTCCGGCAAATATGCGACTCCATCAAACATACTAGAGCCTCCGTTACAATCGGGGACACTATCCGGATAATTGCATGTGGCAATCGCAACCATGTTTTCATAGGCCCTCCCCCGAAGCTGACAGAGCCGGTTGATTTCCATCGGACAGGCATTGGGCACCAAAATCAGCTCTGCACCCTTTAGCATCAAAATCCGTGCGCTTTCCGGAAATTCACGGTCATAGCAAATCATAGCTCCCACCTTTACCGCGCCGCACTTTGTCTCCAGTTCTGTTACATAAAAATCCTCTCCCGGCGTTAAATTTCCTTCCACATCAAAATCACAGGTATGCACCTTCGCATAAACCAGTTTTCTTTCCCCTTTTTGATCAAAAAGAACCATCGTATTACGCGGACCGCCTTCATATTCCTCCAAAAGGGTAATGCCAATGGCCATTTTCAGCTCCTGTGCCAATCTTTTAAAAGCCGTAACAAACTCATCCTCTATTGAAATCGCTTCTTGTTTCCATTCTTCAATCGGACGATCATAGATCCGGTAACCATTGCTCCACATTTCAGGAAATAGCGCAATATCCGCTCCTTTATTCTTAGCCTCCCGGCAGAAAAAAACGCCTTTATCCAGATTCTCTTTTAACGTACTGCCCGGAGCAATCTGCAATAATGCTACTTTTAAAATATGCTTTTCTGTTTTCTGCATTTTCATTTCCTCCTATGGTTCATTATAAATCACATGTAATAAAAAGTCTATGAACTATTAACTGTCCTATCATATTTCCAATATCCTAAGTGTCGAATTGTGAATACTTTTTATAAACATCATTGATTACGCAATTTTTTAATGCTATACTACTTTCAGAAGGAGATATAGCCTGTGATCAAACAGACTGAAGGAAGTACGAAAAGATGCCCACTTTTCACACTACGATTACTTTAGGAGATGATTATGATGATTAAAAAGCTCTTTTATTTTATCCTTATTTTTACCATGCTCTTTTCCCTTACCGCATGCACCAAAAACAATGACGAGGTCAACAGCAGCAATATAGAATCTTCTACAACAGTAGATTCATCTGTTCCATTAGAGTCATCTGTAATTACGCCGCAAAAAGTTCAGGCAAATGAATTTTCTAGTGCCTCCTCTGTTCAGTGTGGTAATTTCAATATCATGATTCCTGATAGCTGGATAAAAAAATCCAATTCTACAGACACTACTTTTAACTATGATTCCTCCCTCGGAAATGCTAGCTTCTCCATATCGGCATCCGTTATCACCAATATGATAGACGATACATACCTCTCTGAATTTACCAAGGAACTGATTGATGCTTTCTCCTCTAATTCTTCCTACCAAGATTTCACAGTAACCACTGCTCCTTCTAAGGTGTCTATTTCTTCCCTTGACAGCGCCTATGTATTCCATTGTTCCTATTTTTATGAACAGCCATTTACTTCCGTTGTTTTTGTAGGAGGATCAGGCAATCATTTTATTTATCTCATGGCCGTTGTCGCATCTGAAGCATCTAATTATGTCTATGATGATGATATCAACGCCGTAATCGAATCCATTTCTTACACTCAGCCGGATACAACAGCTGTTCAGGAAAGTACTGTCACAAATGATCCTAGTGTCCCCCAGGAGTATAAATCTGCTCTTGCTAAGGCTAAAATTTATTGCGACAATATACACATGTCAAAAGCCGGTATCTATGATCAGCTGACCTCTGAATACGGAGAAAACTTTTCTGCTGAAGCAGCTCAATACGCTGTTGATCATATTCAAGCAGATTGGAAGCAAAACGCATTAAAACAAGCTAAAAATTACAGCGATAATCTTCATATGTCAAAAGCTGGTATATATGATCAATTAACCTCTGAATATGGAGAGCAATTCACTCCTGAAGAAGCTCAATATGCCATTGACAATCTGCAAGCAGACTGGAAAGCCAATGCATTAGAAAGGGCGAAATCATATCAGGAAAGCATGGATATGACTCCTGCCGCCATACGAGATCAGCTAGTTTCAGAATATGGAGAACAATTCACTCCTGAAGAAGCAGATTATGCAATAGAAAACCTCCCCCATTAAATGCTTATCCCCGCTGGCTAATGACTTAGATATTTATAAATTTAAGCATTGACATTTTATAGGGAGTATGATATTATAGTTTTCGCGATCGACAATGATTGCGATCAGCTGCTATGGCTCAGTCGGTAGAGCGTCGCCTTGGTAAGGCGGAGGTCACCAGTTCAAATCTGGTTAGCAGCTCTAAAATGAAGAACCGTGGAAATTCTTTTAAACAAAGAGATTCCACGGTTTTATTTTCATCTATATGAAGCAATAAATTATCGATTCCGCAGCCACATCCACACAGCATTTGTCAGCGGCTGAGGCGAAATCTTGGCTAAAAAGCGCTTTATATTTGTGTTCAGGCCATATACCGATATGTCCCGGCGCCGATAGCTATCAATCAACGCCCTGCGCACAACCTCCTGCGGGCGATATAACGGCCAATAATGCGTACATCCATCCGGTCTCTTTGTGCGGCGGGCTACTTGAATAAATTCCGTATCCACAAATCCCGGGCAAACCGCCGTAACAGAAATATTTCTTGGCTTCAGCTCCACATGCAGTGCCCGCGAATAGCTCAGCACAAATGCCTTTGTCGCTGCATAGAGACTAAAATACGGCAGCGGCTGAAATGCCGCCATAGACGCCATATTGATGATACGGCCGCCTCTTGGCATATATGGAAGCACGACCTTGGACAGACATACCACCGCCTCCATATTCAACGCCATCATATCCCTTAAATCCTGCTCCAAAAGCTGCTGACAGCTACCAAACTTGCCAAACCCAGCCGCATTGACCAAAAGCTTCACCTGTGGATGATAGGCCTCTAAAAGAGCCTTCACCGAAGCAACGCTTCCATCCTTAGTCAGATCATATGCCAAAATACGCAGTCTTGCAGGCACCTCTCTCTGCAGCGCTTCCAAACGCTCCGCACGGCGTGCAATCACCCAGATTTCATCCAGATTTTGCAGCGCCAGCTGCCGTACAAATTCCCGGCCTAAGCCGGAAGAGGCTCCCGTTACCAGTGCAATCTTCATTCTTCCTCCTCCGCAGCCTCCTCTGCAAGCGCCACCTGCAGCATGAGGGCGTTTTCTATGCGGCAGCGATGCAGCTTGCACCCCAGCTCATATACGCCATTCACGCTTCCTGTATAATGTGCCGCATTGGCTGCGCAGCCTCCGCTGCAATACATGCGTGCAAAACAGTCCTTGCATTCTTTATGCGCATATATATTGCAAAGCTTAAAATCATCGCGGGCCTGCTCATTGGTAATCCCATCAAACACATTGCCCAGCAGATATTTCTCTTCGCCTGCAAACTGGTGACAGGGATACAAATCGCCATTAGGCGTTACCGCCAAATACTCCGTCCCTACGCCGCAACCTGAAATTCGTTTTACTACGCACGGACCGCCTTCCAAGTCCAGCATATAATGGTAAAAAGTAAAATCCTTGCCTTCTTTGTGGCGCTTCAGCATTTCAACGGCCAGCTGATCATACTGCTCATATAAGACAGGCAGATCCTCTTCCGTAAGCGCATAGTCTGCTTCCGGCGGCGCTACAACCGGCTCAATAGAAAGCTCTTTAAAGCCCAAATCTGCCATATGCAGCAGATCCTTCACAAAGTCGGTATTATAATGCGTATAAGTGCCGCGCATATAATATTCCTGATCTCCTCTCTTTTCCACCATCTTCTGGAACTTAGGCACGATCAGATCATAGCTGCCCTTTCCATTCTGGCTACTTCTCATTCGGTCGTTGATTTCTTTGCGGCCATCCATGCTCAAGACGACATTGCCCATTTCCCGGTTACAAAAATCCATAACCTCCTCATCCAAAAGCACTCCATTTGTCGTGAGCGTAAAGCGGAATTTTTTGTCATGCAGCTTTTCCTGCTCTCTGCCATAGGCCACCAGCTGTTTTACCACTTCCCAGTTCATCAAAGGCTCGCCGCCAAAAAAGTCTACTTCCAGATTATGCCGCGTACCGGAATTCTGAATTAAAAAATCAAGCGCCTGTTTGCCGACCTCATAGCTCATAATTCCCCTGTCACCATGATATTCTCCTTCTCCTGCAAAACAATATTTGCAGGCCAGATTACAATCATGCGCAACATGCAGGCACAATGCTTTTACGACGGATTGCCTTTTTTTAAAATCCCATGCTACATCCTCATAGATATCTTTAGAAAACAATTTACCCTCTTGCTTCAAGCTTTCGATATCGTCTAAGGTTTCTCGAAGCTCCGCCTCTGTGATATCCTCTCTTCCTTGATAACGTGCTAACATCATGTCAATGATTTCTTCAGCCGTATGATCTTCATACAACTGAATCATTGCATAGGCTATCTCATCTACCTGATGCACAGAACCGCTATTTACATCCAGTACAATATAATATCCGTTTTTTTGAAAACAATGTACCATGAGTTCCTCCTATATTCGATATGATCTATTTCTTATGTAATCTGCAAGAAAAGACCGCTGTAAAGCAAAGCGCCTCACAGCGGTTTCACAGCAAGCATGTTGATTATTTCTTCAGCTGCTCGCACTTCTGGTTTGCCACGCTGCAAGAAGTTTTGCTAGCGGACTGGCATGAAGTCTGGCATTCGCCGCAGCCGCCTTTTTTAGCGGACTCGTTTAAATTTCTGGTATTCAGCGTTTTAATTCTTTTCATGAATTACACCTCTTTCTGTTTATACATCATGGACTAGTGTACCAGCTTTCTGGTTGACTGTCAAGCATGTCCATCACGAATCCCTTACTTTTTCATAAAATAGCGCTTCGCTTTATCTTCTGCGTTTTACCCTTCGAATCCACTCATTAAGAAATAAAATGGCCTTTTCACATGTGCGGATATTGAGCCAATAATAGGTTGCCTTGCCCAGATTGCGGCTGCACAGCATGTGAGCATCCTGCATGATATCCAGGTGGTAGCTTGCGGTGTTGAGCGCAATACCAAGCCGTTTGGCCAAATCGCCTCCCGAAAGCTCACCTTCCTTCAATAAATACTCAATGATTCGGATCCTGTTCTGATCTCCCATTGCATTTCCGAATTTTTCAATATCAATTTTGGTATCCAGCTCATTTCTCAGCGTAATCTGATGATCATACCCCAAAATAAACCAATTCGTCTCGGCAGCCTTAAAAACAATATTTTTACTGACGGCAAGGATAGAAATCTTAAGCGCTTCACCGTCTTCCTTAACAGCCGACCGACCTGTCATGCTTTTAAAGCCTTCCATGAGCGTCGTCATTTGAAATGCCTGTTCACTTTTTTTCAGATCATCCTCTTTTTTACTATATATAGCTTCTAGCTTTTCTATATAGGCAGAAAGACACTCCTTCAGCATTTCCGTGAAAAAGGTAGGATCTGCAAAAAAATGCAGCAATTGAAATTTCATCGCTTCTTTGATTGTCTCACTTTGATAAATTGTCTGTGAAACCTCTAAAATATTCTGATAGTCTACTGTTTTTCCTAAATAAAAAGCGCAGACCTCTCTTCGGATTCGCTCGGTATCATCCAAATAAGAGGTAAAATCCGCCAGCTTCATATCTTCCTGCTGCTCTGCCAAAACCTCTCTATAGATATCCAAAAAATAACAATCCGTTCTCCGATTCTTAATAAAAAAGAAAATAGCCAGCTCCGGATTCGGCTCCGCAAACTCTTTTAAACAAGCGTCAATATACTCTGTATCCTTTTGCTCATATCCGGCATTGGCGACTCTCTCCAGCCATTTAGCTCGCCGATTCAATTTCATCATCAAAATATGATATAGATCATAAAACAGACCGGGATTACGATAAAATTTAACTTCCACTGCTTATTCCTCCTTTATAATTCTTCCCCAAGGATCCATTCCTGCAGCTTCCATGTGGCCATTCGGCAGACCTTGGTGTTGATCCGGTAATAGGCGGTCTTTCTCTGATTATGGTACGAAAGCAGCTTCGCTTTCTTCATAATATCAACATGATATCCCACTGTATTGACGGCAATATTTAATCTGCCGGCAAGTTCTGCACTCGATTTTTCTCCTTCATTTAAAAGGATTTTAATAATATTGATTCTGTGCTGATCTGCCAGCGCATTTCCAAATTTCTCCATATTAACCTGAAGCTTTTCTTCTTCCTCCTCAGGCTCTATATACTGATCTCCGATAATAAACCATACCTCTTCTTCCGTTTTATTCAAATACCAGAAGACATTTTCATAAAAAAGCACAAAAGAGACTATGCATTTTTGAATTTCTTTTTTCCGCCCTCTTTTACGAATCGTGGGCTCTTGTCTTGCGCAGGCCTGCTCCGGACTGAAGCTCTCCTGCTTTAATATCAGCTCATTGGCTCTCGCCTCGTAAATTTTGAGAATTTCATTATAATATGATTGAAAAATTCTTCTTAGATTTTCCAAATAAGACACATCATGAATATAAAATGAAAGCAAAAGAAACTTAATAGATTCTTCGATATCCTTGCTTGCATCGATCGCCTGCGCCAGCGCACGAATATCATGATAATCCACTGAATCTCCCAAATAATACTGGCAGAGTTTCTCCTTCATCTGTTCTCTGTACAGCAAATATTCCATGACGGCATCCTTTGTCATGTTTTCATCCGAACGATTCATAACCTCAGCAATCACTTCATGAAAAAAATTTGTCGCGCCTGCTTCTTTTTGATAAAAAAATACCGCGAGCTCTGGGCTGGGATCCTCCAGCTGGCTCAGCTTGTATTCCATCTCAATCATTGATTTTTGTTTATTTTCATCCTCTGCTAACCTGCTGATCCATTTACTCCGATCATTCAGTTTCATGGTAAGAGCCTGATACACATCATAGATCAGACCTGGCGTTCTTTTAAAAACAATCTGCATGGTTACCTCCTGTACAATTCAGCTCCAATTATGCTATATGCCTATTATTTTATCATATTCATCGGATGCTTTCAAGAATTATCAAATTTTTTTAGTGCATTCCTGATGCACTTTTGGTAGTCTTTACTTCAATAAAAACAATCTCCGATTTTGTTCCCATCCGGGCAGTAGGCCCCCATGTGCCAATTCCTGATGTGACAATAGCCTGCAGATGGCTTCCTTTCCAATATCCGTATGAGCATGTGCTGATCATCTCAAGCAGGATATTTCCCGGAAAAATCTGTCCATTATGCGTATGACCAGAGAGAATCAAGTCTGCCCCTGCCTCCTCTGCCTCCTGCCACCACGACTTCCAGCGTGTTGGCGGCTGATGATCCAGCATAATGACCGGCCTATCAGCATATCCCTGCAAAAGCTGCTCCGGTGTTTTTCGCTCCGCCTCCATTGTCGGATCGATCCGGCCTGCCAAAAACACTCCGTTATCTAAAAGGATGCCCTCATCCAGTAGGATTTTTATCCCGCAGCGCTCTAAAAAAGCAACTGTCTGCTGCGGTTTGGCATGCACGCCAAATCCGCTGTCATGATTGCCTAAACAGGCATATACGCCGTAACGTGCTTCTAGCTTTTGAAATGCTTCTACAATTTGCTCCTTTTCTGATACGGCATCGATTCCAGCATCCAGCAAGTCCCCGGAAATCAAAACTAAATCCGGCTTAAGCGCATTGATATTGCTTACGATTTTTTCAACTCGTTCGGCACCCCAAATCGTCCCTAAGTGAATGTCGCTGATTAATGCAATGTGAAATTCGTCATTTTGCGCCTGCGGCGCTTCTAGCTGAATTTGATATGGCGTAACGTGAATTTGATTTGCCTGAAATACGGCAAGGATTACTACTATCAATACGAGACCTAGCATGCCGCCGTAAATGCGCTGGCAGCTCTTTTCACTCCATGGCTTTTTTCTTCGCCTGCACAGCCATAGGATATCGAGAAA
This genomic interval from Lachnospiraceae bacterium contains the following:
- a CDS encoding thioredoxin domain-containing protein, which codes for MSIKIQLFFDYVCPFCYLGEIPFEEAIKGMDVEVQLCPYELRRPPVPKTDPMHDEAKLKRFDEVLLPAAKKLGVEMKLPWISPHPYTTLTFQGFYFAKEAGKETEYNHRIFHAFYVDEKDIGEMSVIEAVLTELGLDVAAFERAVEEKTYMPVLDAAKEYAKSQEVSSIPTFVIGNQRLTGIHTVEEFKQAIENAAEIGEEQIGMHCGLDGKCE
- a CDS encoding carbon-nitrogen hydrolase family protein codes for the protein MKMQKTEKHILKVALLQIAPGSTLKENLDKGVFFCREAKNKGADIALFPEMWSNGYRIYDRPIEEWKQEAISIEDEFVTAFKRLAQELKMAIGITLLEEYEGGPRNTMVLFDQKGERKLVYAKVHTCDFDVEGNLTPGEDFYVTELETKCGAVKVGAMICYDREFPESARILMLKGAELILVPNACPMEINRLCQLRGRAYENMVAIATCNYPDSVPDCNGGSSMFDGVAYLPELSGSRDTCVLQAGGDEGIYLAELDLDMLRRYRENEVHGNAYRHPGKYTLLTETMIKEPFIRENYRQ
- a CDS encoding SDR family NAD(P)-dependent oxidoreductase, with amino-acid sequence MKIALVTGASSGLGREFVRQLALQNLDEIWVIARRAERLEALQREVPARLRILAYDLTKDGSVASVKALLEAYHPQVKLLVNAAGFGKFGSCQQLLEQDLRDMMALNMEAVVCLSKVVLPYMPRGGRIINMASMAAFQPLPYFSLYAATKAFVLSYSRALHVELKPRNISVTAVCPGFVDTEFIQVARRTKRPDGCTHYWPLYRPQEVVRRALIDSYRRRDISVYGLNTNIKRFLAKISPQPLTNAVWMWLRNR
- the scfB gene encoding thioether cross-link-forming SCIFF peptide maturase, coding for MVHCFQKNGYYIVLDVNSGSVHQVDEIAYAMIQLYEDHTAEEIIDMMLARYQGREDITEAELRETLDDIESLKQEGKLFSKDIYEDVAWDFKKRQSVVKALCLHVAHDCNLACKYCFAGEGEYHGDRGIMSYEVGKQALDFLIQNSGTRHNLEVDFFGGEPLMNWEVVKQLVAYGREQEKLHDKKFRFTLTTNGVLLDEEVMDFCNREMGNVVLSMDGRKEINDRMRSSQNGKGSYDLIVPKFQKMVEKRGDQEYYMRGTYTHYNTDFVKDLLHMADLGFKELSIEPVVAPPEADYALTEEDLPVLYEQYDQLAVEMLKRHKEGKDFTFYHYMLDLEGGPCVVKRISGCGVGTEYLAVTPNGDLYPCHQFAGEEKYLLGNVFDGITNEQARDDFKLCNIYAHKECKDCFARMYCSGGCAANAAHYTGSVNGVYELGCKLHRCRIENALMLQVALAEEAAEEEE
- the scfA gene encoding six-cysteine peptide SCIFF, which encodes MKRIKTLNTRNLNESAKKGGCGECQTSCQSASKTSCSVANQKCEQLKK
- a CDS encoding winged helix-turn-helix transcriptional regulator translates to MEVKFYRNPGLFYDLYHILMMKLNRRAKWLERVANAGYEQKDTEYIDACLKEFAEPNPELAIFFFIKNRRTDCYFLDIYREVLAEQQEDMKLADFTSYLDDTERIRREVCAFYLGKTVDYQNILEVSQTIYQSETIKEAMKFQLLHFFADPTFFTEMLKECLSAYIEKLEAIYSKKEDDLKKSEQAFQMTTLMEGFKSMTGRSAVKEDGEALKISILAVSKNIVFKAAETNWFILGYDHQITLRNELDTKIDIEKFGNAMGDQNRIRIIEYLLKEGELSGGDLAKRLGIALNTASYHLDIMQDAHMLCSRNLGKATYYWLNIRTCEKAILFLNEWIRRVKRRR
- a CDS encoding winged helix-turn-helix transcriptional regulator, whose amino-acid sequence is MQIVFKRTPGLIYDVYQALTMKLNDRSKWISRLAEDENKQKSMIEMEYKLSQLEDPSPELAVFFYQKEAGATNFFHEVIAEVMNRSDENMTKDAVMEYLLYREQMKEKLCQYYLGDSVDYHDIRALAQAIDASKDIEESIKFLLLSFYIHDVSYLENLRRIFQSYYNEILKIYEARANELILKQESFSPEQACARQEPTIRKRGRKKEIQKCIVSFVLFYENVFWYLNKTEEEVWFIIGDQYIEPEEEEEKLQVNMEKFGNALADQHRINIIKILLNEGEKSSAELAGRLNIAVNTVGYHVDIMKKAKLLSYHNQRKTAYYRINTKVCRMATWKLQEWILGEEL
- a CDS encoding metallophosphoesterase, producing the protein MRYLAIPIMISMIMINAYIGFRLWRRFFQIRFRKRWVLAVEMIVLQILTLIFWIPRFAEGLLPHALEQALYWIGGCWMCADLYLMLFILFLDILWLCRRRKKPWSEKSCQRIYGGMLGLVLIVVILAVFQANQIHVTPYQIQLEAPQAQNDEFHIALISDIHLGTIWGAERVEKIVSNINALKPDLVLISGDLLDAGIDAVSEKEQIVEAFQKLEARYGVYACLGNHDSGFGVHAKPQQTVAFLERCGIKILLDEGILLDNGVFLAGRIDPTMEAERKTPEQLLQGYADRPVIMLDHQPPTRWKSWWQEAEEAGADLILSGHTHNGQIFPGNILLEMISTCSYGYWKGSHLQAIVTSGIGTWGPTARMGTKSEIVFIEVKTTKSASGMH